A window of Oncorhynchus kisutch isolate 150728-3 linkage group LG10, Okis_V2, whole genome shotgun sequence contains these coding sequences:
- the plbd1a gene encoding phospholipase B-like 1, producing MKRLCLLFFFYVAATVASADEMKAATVYWDATHKTVQLKEGVIEKEGDAYGYLNDSLSQTGWSVLEIRAGYGETLEHDEVTYFLAGYLEGFLTAPQMISHYANMYPQLIKDPKVLGPVERFMVKQDSWTREQVKLNRSSDPLWHHTGFIVAQMDGLQAGVAHWAKKQGKEPLSLFAVQFLNAVGDLLDLIPALVPGTEPPLGHFKLPGMGHCSALIKMLPGFENLLFSHSSWYTYAATMRIYKHWDFHLSEPHTATGKLSFSSYPGFLVSLDDFYLLGSGLMMTQTTNNVFNTSLFSQVTPHSLLAWQRVRLAHSLSHTGEQWANTFSRYNSGTYNNQYMIVDMRKVTLGHSIEDGALTVVEQIPGLVEFSDQTQALRRGYWPSYNVPFHPKIYTLSGYGKMWEEYGDDFSYDLCPRAKIFRRDQAEVKDLDSLKHIMRYNDYKNDPYSKGDPCKSICCRNDLREKDPSPGGCYDTKVTDFYMAQEFRAEAVNGPTTQGDLPPFSWEDFNSTAHQGLPDHYDFPFISMQPALFMP from the exons ATGAAGAGGCTGTGTCTTTTGTTTTTTTTCTATGTTGCTGCGACTGTCGCCAGTGCTGATG AGATGAAAGCAGCCACAGTGTACTGGGATGCTACACATAAGACTGTACAACTGAAAGAAGGAGTGATAGAAAAAGAGGGGGATGCATATGGATACCTCAATGACAGCCTCTCTCAAACGGGCTGGAGTGTACTGGAGATCCGTGCAGGGTATGGGGAGACCCTTGAGCATGATGAGGTCACCTACTTCCTTGCAGGATACTTAGAGGGCTTCCTCACTGCACC GCAAATGATTAGTCACTACGCCAACATGTATCCCCAGCTGATCAAGGACCCCAAAGTTTTAGGTCCAGTGGAGCGCTTTATGGT GAAGCAGGACTCATGGACCAGGGAGCAGGTGAAACTGAACAGGAGCTCTGATCCTCTGTGGCACCACACTGGCTTCATAGTTGCCCAGATGGACGGACTTCAGGCGGGGGTCGCAcactgggccaagaaacaaggcAAAGAG CCTTTGTCCCTATTTGCTGTCCAGTTCCTGAATGCGGTGGGAGATCTGCTGGACCTGATTCCAGCCCTGGTCCCTGGCACTGAGCCTCCTCTCGGACATTTCAAATTACCCGGAATGGGCCACTGCTCTGCCCTCATTAAG aTGCTCCCTGGGTTTGAGAACCTGCTGTTTTCCCACTCAAGCTGGTATACATACGCTGCCACCATGCGCATCTACAAGCACTGGGACTTCCACCTCAGTGAGCCCCACACTGCCACGGGCAAGCTGTCCTTCAGCAGCTACCCAG GCTTCCTGGTGTCTTTGGATGACTTCTACCTCCTGGGCAGTGGTCTGATGATGACCCAGACCACCAACAACGTGTTCAACACGTCCCTCTTCTCCCAGGTCACGCCCCACAGCCTGCTGGCCTGGCAGAGGGTGCGTCTGGCCCACTCCCTGTCACACACTGGGGAGCAGTGGGCCAATACCTTCTCCAGATACAACTCTG GCACCTATAACAACCAGTACATGATAGTGGACATGAGAAAAGTGACCCTGGGCCATAGTATAGAGGATGGGGCTCTGACAGTAGTGGAGCAGATTCCTGGCCTGGTAGAGTTCTCTGACCAAACTCAGGCCCTGCGCAGGG GTTACTGGCCCTCGTATAACGTGCCTTTCCACCCAAAGATCTACACCCTGAGTGGCTATGGGAAGATGTGGGAGGAGTACGGGGATGACTTCTCCTATGACCTCTGCCCCCGGGCCAAGATATTTCGTCGGGACCAGGCTGAGGTTAAGGACCTAGACTCCCTCAAACACATCATGAGATACAACG ACTACAAAAATGACCCCTACTCCAAGGGTGACCCATGCAAGTCCATCTGTTGCCGTAATGACCTGAGGGAGAAAGACCCCAGCCCAGGAGGATGCTATGACACCAAG gtgactGATTTCTACATGGCGCAAGAGTTCAGAGCGGAGGCGGTGAACGGTCCCACGACGCAGGGtgacctccctcccttctcctgggAGGACTTCAATAGCACGGCTCACCAGGGTCTGCCAGACCACTACGACTTCCCCTTCATCAGCATGCAGCCTGCACTCTTCATGCCCTGA
- the LOC109898592 gene encoding PRKCA-binding protein-like isoform X1 gives MEFCVRINSPGMFTDMDYELEEDKLGIPTVPGTISLKKDAQNLIGISIGGGAQYCPCLYIVQVFDNTPAALEGTLASGDEITGVNGKPVKGKTKVEVAKMIQAVQGEATIHYNKLQADPKQGKSLDIVLKKVKHRLVENMSSGTADALGLSRAILCNDGLVKRLEELEKTAELYKGLMEHTKRLLRAFFELSQTHRAFGDVFSVIGVREPQAAASEAFVKFAEAHRNMEKYGIQLLKTIKPMLHDLNTYLHKAIPDTKLTIRKYLDVKFEYLSYCLKVKEMDDEEYSCIAMGEPMYRVGTGNYEYRLVLRCRQEARARFARMRKDVLEKIELLDQKHVQDIVFQLQRFVSGMSRYYDECYAVLKDADVFPIEVDLSRTMINYGSQSRSFTEEEEEAEEGGGSEEQDGGAEKLIDDY, from the exons ATGGAATTTTGTGTTAG GATAAACAGTCCTGGAATGTTCACAGACATGGACTATGAGTTGGAGGAGGACAAACT GGGGATCCCTACAGTCCCTGGGACTATATCCCTGAAGAAGGATGCGCAGAACCTGATAGGGATCAGCATCGGGGGTGGGGCGCAGTACTGTCCCTGTCTTTACATTGTACAG GTCTTTGACAACACCCCTGCTGCTCTGGAGGGGACTCTGGCATCTGGCGATGAGATCACAGGAGTGAACGGCAAACCTGTGAAGGGCAAGACAAAGGTGGAGGTGGCAAAGATGATTCAGGCTGTCCAG GGAGAAGCAACGATCCACTACAACAAGCTGCAGGCTGACCCCAAACAGGGGAAGTCACTGGACATAG TGCTGAAGAAGGTGAAGCACCGCCTGGTGGAGAACATGAGCTCTGGTACAGCCGACGCTCTGGGGCTCAGCAGAGCCATACTCTGCAATG ATGGTCTGGTGAAGAGACTGGAGGAGTTGGAGAAAACAGCAGAGCTGTACAAAG GCCTGATGGAGCACACGAAAAGACTGCTCAGAGCCTTCTTTGaactctctcagacacacagag CGTTTGGGGATGTGTTCTCTGTGATCGGGGTACGGGAGCCTCAGGCTGCAGCCAGTGAGGCCTTTGTGAAGTTTGCTGAGGCCCATCGCAACATGGAGAAGTACGGTATCCAGCTGCTAAAGACCATCAAGCCT ATGCTCCATGACCTGAATACCTACCTTCATAAGGCAATACCAGACACCAAGCTCACCATCCGCAAATACCTGGATGTCAAATTTGAGTACTTG TCTTACTGTCTGAAAGTGAAGGAGATGGACGATGAAGAGTACAGCTGCATT GCGATGGGAGAGCCTATGTATCGCGTTGGCACCGGGAACTACGAGTACCGGCTTGTGCTGCGGTGTCGACAGGAGGCCCGTGCTCGGTTTGCCAGGATGAGAAAGGATGTGCTGGAGAAGATTGAGCTACTGGACCAGAAACAtg TCCAGGACATCGTGTTCCAGTTGCAGCGTTTTGTGTCAGGCATGTCGCGCTACTACGACGAGTGCTACGCCGTGCTGAAGGATGCTGACGTTTTCCCCATCGAGGTGGACCTCTCCCGCACAATGATCAACTACGGCAGCCAGTCACGCTCcttcacagaagaagaagaggaggcggaggagggaggaggaagtgaAGAACAGGATGGGGGTGCTGAAAAACTGATTGATGATTATTGA
- the LOC109898592 gene encoding PRKCA-binding protein-like isoform X2, whose translation MFTDMDYELEEDKLGIPTVPGTISLKKDAQNLIGISIGGGAQYCPCLYIVQVFDNTPAALEGTLASGDEITGVNGKPVKGKTKVEVAKMIQAVQGEATIHYNKLQADPKQGKSLDIVLKKVKHRLVENMSSGTADALGLSRAILCNDGLVKRLEELEKTAELYKGLMEHTKRLLRAFFELSQTHRAFGDVFSVIGVREPQAAASEAFVKFAEAHRNMEKYGIQLLKTIKPMLHDLNTYLHKAIPDTKLTIRKYLDVKFEYLSYCLKVKEMDDEEYSCIAMGEPMYRVGTGNYEYRLVLRCRQEARARFARMRKDVLEKIELLDQKHVQDIVFQLQRFVSGMSRYYDECYAVLKDADVFPIEVDLSRTMINYGSQSRSFTEEEEEAEEGGGSEEQDGGAEKLIDDY comes from the exons ATGTTCACAGACATGGACTATGAGTTGGAGGAGGACAAACT GGGGATCCCTACAGTCCCTGGGACTATATCCCTGAAGAAGGATGCGCAGAACCTGATAGGGATCAGCATCGGGGGTGGGGCGCAGTACTGTCCCTGTCTTTACATTGTACAG GTCTTTGACAACACCCCTGCTGCTCTGGAGGGGACTCTGGCATCTGGCGATGAGATCACAGGAGTGAACGGCAAACCTGTGAAGGGCAAGACAAAGGTGGAGGTGGCAAAGATGATTCAGGCTGTCCAG GGAGAAGCAACGATCCACTACAACAAGCTGCAGGCTGACCCCAAACAGGGGAAGTCACTGGACATAG TGCTGAAGAAGGTGAAGCACCGCCTGGTGGAGAACATGAGCTCTGGTACAGCCGACGCTCTGGGGCTCAGCAGAGCCATACTCTGCAATG ATGGTCTGGTGAAGAGACTGGAGGAGTTGGAGAAAACAGCAGAGCTGTACAAAG GCCTGATGGAGCACACGAAAAGACTGCTCAGAGCCTTCTTTGaactctctcagacacacagag CGTTTGGGGATGTGTTCTCTGTGATCGGGGTACGGGAGCCTCAGGCTGCAGCCAGTGAGGCCTTTGTGAAGTTTGCTGAGGCCCATCGCAACATGGAGAAGTACGGTATCCAGCTGCTAAAGACCATCAAGCCT ATGCTCCATGACCTGAATACCTACCTTCATAAGGCAATACCAGACACCAAGCTCACCATCCGCAAATACCTGGATGTCAAATTTGAGTACTTG TCTTACTGTCTGAAAGTGAAGGAGATGGACGATGAAGAGTACAGCTGCATT GCGATGGGAGAGCCTATGTATCGCGTTGGCACCGGGAACTACGAGTACCGGCTTGTGCTGCGGTGTCGACAGGAGGCCCGTGCTCGGTTTGCCAGGATGAGAAAGGATGTGCTGGAGAAGATTGAGCTACTGGACCAGAAACAtg TCCAGGACATCGTGTTCCAGTTGCAGCGTTTTGTGTCAGGCATGTCGCGCTACTACGACGAGTGCTACGCCGTGCTGAAGGATGCTGACGTTTTCCCCATCGAGGTGGACCTCTCCCGCACAATGATCAACTACGGCAGCCAGTCACGCTCcttcacagaagaagaagaggaggcggaggagggaggaggaagtgaAGAACAGGATGGGGGTGCTGAAAAACTGATTGATGATTATTGA